CGACAGTTGCTCAGACTGGTCATTCATTCGATCTACTCGAACAAGGACATCTTCCTGCGCGAGCTGATCTCGAACGCCTCTGACGCACTGGACAAGCTGCGGCTGGAATCGCTGACCGACTCCGACCTCACCGAAGTCGACCCCGCCGACCTGCACATCTCGCTGGAGGCCGACAAGGAGGCCCGTACACTCACCGTCCGTGACAACGGGATCGGCATGAGCCGGGACGATCTCGTGGAGCTGATCGGCACGATCGCCAAGTCCGGCACCGCCGGCCTGATGGAGAAGATCAAGCAGTCCAAGGACACGGCCACCGCCGAGAGTCTGATCGGGCAGTTCGGCGTCGGCTTCTACTCCGCCTTCATGGTCGCCGACAAGGTCACCCTGCTCACCCGCCGGGCAGGCACCGAGACCGGCACCCGGTGGGAGTCCGACGGCGAGGGCGCCTACACGATCCAGAGCGTCGACGGCCTTCCCGTGGGCACCTCCGTGACAGTGCACCTCAAGTCCCCCGACGGCGAGGACGACCTGGCCGACTACCTGTCCGAGTCGAAGATCCGTCAGATCGTCAAGCGGTACTCGGACTTCATCCGCTGGCCGATCCGGATGGCCACCGGGCGCGCGGACACCGAAGGATCCGACGCCCCCGGTGTCGACACCCTCAACTCGATGAAGGCACTGTGGGCCCGACCGCGTGCCGAGGTCACCCAGGAGGAGTACAACGAGTTCTACAAGCAGGTCAGCCAGGACTGGCTCGACCCTGCCGAGACCATCCACATGCGCGCCGAAGGAACCTTCGAGTACGAGGCGCTCCTCTTCCTCCCCTCCCAGGCGCCGTTCGACCTGTTCTCCAAGGAGACCAAGCGCGGGGTGCAGCTGTACGTCAAGCGCGTGTTCATCATGGACGACTGTGAAGCGCTGATGCCGAACTACCTGCGCTTCGTCAAGGGCGTCGTCGACGCCCACGACCTGTCGTTGAACATCTCCCGCGAGATCCTGCAGCAGGACCGCCAGATCCGCGGCGTACGCCGACGCCTGGTCAAGAAGGTCCTCGGTGCGATCAAGACGATGCAGGCGAACGACGGCGAGCGTTACGCGAAGCTCTGGGCGCAGTTCGGACGGGTGCTGAAGGAAGGACTGATCGAGGACACGGACAACACCGAGGCGCTGCTGGAACTGGTGTCGGCCGCCTCCACGCACGATCCGGAGAAGACCACCACCCTGCGCGAGTACGTCGAGCGCATGAAGGACGGCCAGGAGGCGATCTACTACCTGACGGGCGAAACCCGTGCGACGGTGGAGAACTCCCCTCACATGGAAGCTCTCGCGGCCAAGGGTTACGAGGTCCTGATCCTCACCGACCCCGTCGACGAGGTCTGGGCCGACCGGGTCCCGGCCTTCGACGGGCACCCTCTCCAGTCCATCGCCAAGGGCCAGGTCGACCTCGACGAGCCGGCCGAGGGCGAAGAGTCCGCCGAACAGGCCCAGCGCGAGCAGGACTACGCCGTCCTGCTGTCACGGCTGACCACCACGTTGTCCGAGTACGTCAAGCAGGTGCGTCTGTCGTCGCGTCTGACCACCTCGGCTGCATGCATCGTGGGGGACGCCCACGACATGACCCCGACCCTGGAGAAGATGTACCGCGCGATGGGACAGCAACTGCCCGCCGTCAAGCGGACCCTGGAACTCAACCCTGCACACCCGCTGGTCACCGCCCTGCGCACGGCCCACGAGGCCAACGCCGACGACCCCGCGCTGGCAGAGATCGCCGAGGTCATCTACGGCAGCGCGCTGCTCGCCGAAGGCGGCGACCTGCCCGACCCGGCCCGCTTCACCCGTCTGCTGAACGACCAACTGACCCGTGCCCTGTAGCGCACGGACACAGCCGGGAACAGACGGCCGGGCGCCTGCCCGGCCCCTGCCCGTCGGCTCAGCGCCCCGCGCGGGGCGCTGAGCCGAGCACCGCTGCCACCAGCCTGCCTCTTGTGTAAGGGGCCGTCAGCGCACTCGACGCGCCCGTAGCACCACGTCGTCGGTGTGGTGCGCGCCGGCGCCGCCCTCAGGTGCCGTCCGGGGCCGCTGCTCGTCCACCTCCACCGTCCAGTCGTCGTCCAACAGGGCGGCGACCATCGAGGGCCACACGTAGTCGGCCGGGTCGAACTCGCTGTGGTCCGCCCGCGGGGCGTCCATGCCCGCGTGGTGCACGAGCAGCAGCACGCCGCCGGGGGCGACGGCCGCGAGCAGGGCTCGCTCGGCCGCGGCGTCGGGGGTGCGCAACAGAGCCGGGTACTGCGCGGAGACCAGGTCGAAAGAGGCCGGCGGGAGCGCGGCATCCGTCAGTGCGGCATGGACCCAGCGAACGGCGACGCCCGCGTCGCGTGCGTGCCCCGCCGCCCGCTCCAGCGCCACTCCCGAGACCTCAAGCCCGGTCACGTCCCAGCCGCGGCCTGCCAGCCAGATGGCGTCCGCGCCCTCGCCGCAACCTACGTCGAGGACGCGTCCCGGCGTGAGCGAGGCCACCTCGGCCACGAGTGCGCCGTTGGGTCGGCCGCTCCACAGTTGCCGGCGGTCGGCGTACCGGTTGTCCCACTCCGCCCGTACCGCCGGATCGCCGGCGTATCCGTCGGCGGAGAAGGGGGTGTCGGACGCGGGCGATCGAAGGGTGTTGTCAGGCATGACCCCACCGTCGCCCATCGCGTTCCGCCCACGCCACTGTTGTTGCCGTTCCGGCAAAGCGACATCCCCAGGACGCCCTTGGGTGCCTGAAGCCCGCGCCGATCTGACACGTAGTGCTCAGCGCTTGGTCTCGTACCTGGTCAAGGTCACGCCGTCGGGAAACGTCCGGGTCTCCACCAGGGTCAGCTTCACCCAGTTGTCCAGGGCCGTGAAGTACGGTGTGCCGCCGCCCACCAGGACCGGATGGGTGACGATCGTGTACTCGTCGATCAGCCCGGCCCGCATGGCCGCCGCGGCGAGAGTGGCACCGCCGATGTCGATACGGCCGCCGTCGGCGGCCTTGAGTTCGGTGATCTCGGTGACCGCGTCGCCGGTGACCAGCCGGGTGTTCCAGTCGACCGTGGTGGTCGTGGCGGAGAACACCACCTTCGGCATGTCTCGCCAGCGGCCGGCGTACTGGATCTCTGCCGGTGTGGCACCCGGCTGCTTGTCGGCGGTCGGCCAGTGGGAGCTCATCGTCTCCCACAGCTTGCGCCCGTACAACGCCATGCCCGTCGCGCCCACCCGGTCGGACCACCACTGGAACAGCTCGTCGCTCGGCACGCCCCAGCCGAGGTCGTCGCCGGGCGCGGCGATGTAGCCGTCCAGGCTCGTGTTCATGGCAAAGGTCAGTTTCTGCATGGCGTCAGCCTTCCACCTCGGACGAGCCCGGCGAAGTGATCTGGTTCACAACCTGTCACACCGGCCGACTACGCGGTGACTCAAGGCCGAACATCTGGAATCGAAGGAGGCACCATGACCGGGAACACGCATGTGCTCGTGATCGGTGGCGGCTACGCCGGTGTGATGGCCGCGAACCGGCTGACGCGGCGAGACGACGTGACGGTGACACTGATCAACCCGCGCCCGGATCTCGTTCACCGGGTCCGCTTGCATCAGCTGGTGGGCGGGTCCGACGACGCTGTCGTCCCGTACCGCGACGTCCTGGCCGAGCACGTCCGGCTGACGGTCGACACCGTGACCCGGATCGACGCGGCCGAGCGCAGGGTGACGCTGTCGGCCGGCGGCACGCTCGGCTACGACTACCTGATCTACGCGGTGGGCAGCGGCAGCGCCGAACCGAGCGTGCCGGGGGCGGCTGAATTCGCCTACCCGATGGCCACCCTGGAAGCGGCGCAGCGGCTGCGTGCGGTCCTCGACGCCACGCCCGCGACGGCCCCCGTGACGGTGGTCGGCGCCGGTCCCACCGGCATCGAGACGGCCGCCGAGCTTGCGGACGCCGGATGGACAGTGACTCTGGTCTGCGGCGGTGTTCTCGGCCCGTACCTGCACAGCCGGGGCCGGCGCTCGGCCGCGAGGCGGCTGACCGCGCTCGGTGTGACGGTCATCGACGGCTCCGACGCGAAGGTGACGGCGGTGACCGGCGACGCCGTGCGGCTCGCCGACGGCCGTGAACTGCCGAGCGAAGTGACCGTCTGGACCGTCGGGTTCGGCGTTCCGGACCTGGGCGCGCGCAGCGGGCTGAGCACCGACGCGGTGGGACGGCTGCTCACGGACGAGACACTGACGAGCGTGGACGACGCGCGCATCGTCGCGGCCGGGGACTCGGCGGCGCCGTCGGGCCTACCGCTGCGGATGAGCTGCCTGAACGCGACGCCACTGGGCGCGCGGGCCGCCGATACCGTGCTCAGCAGACTCGCGGGTGAGCAGCCGGAGAACCTCCATCAGTCGATGTACGCCCAGTGCATCAGCCTGGGCCGAAGCGCCGGCATCTACCAGTTCGCCAATAGGTCCGACGTCGCGGTGTGGCTGCACATCGACGACGGCCTGGGCGCCCGGATCAAGGAAATGGTCTGCCAGGGGATTCCCCGGCACCTGGCCGAAGAGGCGCACAAGCCCGGTTCGTTCAGGCTGCACCGCAGGCCGGGAGGCGTCGCCAAGCGGCGGCAGACGCTGCGCGCCAGCCGCCCCGGGACACGGGCCGCAGCCGACCGGGCGTCCTGACCGGTGGGTGCTGGGAAGATCTTGCCGTGCACGCTGCGAACGCGGTCGGCCCCACGGCCGACCGCGAAGGACGAGGAAACGGGACGAGAGATGAGCGACGACGCCACCGACCCGGCGACCGAGGCATTCCTCGCGCACCGCAACCTGCTCTTCACCGTCGCCTACGAGGTACTCGGCTCGGCGGCCGACGCCGAGGACGTCCTCCAGGAGACCTGGCTGCAATGGGTCAAGGCCGACCAGGACCAGGTACGCGACCAGCGCGCCCTCCTCGTCCGGATCACCACCCGCCAGGCACTCAACCGGCTGCGCACCATCAAGCGCCGGCGGGAGGCGTACGTCGGCTCCTGGCTCCCCGAACCGCTGCTCACCACGCCGGACGTGGCCCAGGACATAGAGCTCGCCGAGAGTGTGTCGATGGCGCTCATGCTCGTACTTGAGACGTTGTCACCGACCGAGCGTGCCGTCTTCGTGCTGCGCGAAGCCTTCGACATCGGCTACGACGAGATCGCCGAAGCCGTCGACAAGAGCCCCGCGGCCGTCCGCCAGATCGCCCACCGCGCCCGTCGGCACGTCGACGCCCGCCGCCCCCGCCGGGTGGTCTCCTCGAACGAGGGCCAGGCGGTCCTGGAGTCGTTCCACCGGGCGGTCACCACCGGGGACTCACAGGCCCTCCTTGAGGTTCTCGCCCCCGAGGTCGTCCTGATGAGCGACGGCGGCGGCATCAAACACGCCGCACTGCGGCCGGTCACCGGCGCCGAGCGGGTGTCCCTTATGTTCGCCGGCGGCATCGGCAAGTTCCTGGACACGCTGACCGTCGAACGGACTGTGGTCAACGGCAACCCGGCACTCCTCGTCCGCCTGGACGGCGAGATCGACGGCGTCATGGCGATCAGTGTCCAGGACGCCCGCATCACCGGCCTCTACTACGTCCGCAACCCCGAGAAACTGTCCCACCTCACGTCCGCGACCCCACTCACCCTGCGCTGAACACCAAGGGTCCCCGACCGCGGGCGTCGATCCGGACAATGAGGTGGTGCGAACCGGGGCGCACCGCAGAGTTCGTCCGCTGCTCTATACAAGGAGAACCTGTGCGAGGAGGACCTGTGCAACGTGGCGAAGTCTGGTGGGCGGAGATCGACGAGCGGCGACCGGTCGTACTGCTCTCGGAGGGAGCGTCCGAGTTCCGGGCGATGCAGGGCGTCGCTCCCGCCGGCACCGATCTCGGTGGAATGGCCGCCGAGCTGGCAGTAGGTGCTTCCGAAGGCCTACCTCTTGCAGGCGTCCTGCGAGTCGCAATCCCGCGTCCCGGCCTCATCCCCTGCACGTGGCTGCTCACCTTGACCCGGAATGACCTCGTCGAGCAGGCGGGAGTGCTGTCGCCCGCGAAGCTTGGCGATCTCCAAGAACTCCTCCACCTAGGCGGACTTGAGTAGAAGCCTCCGTCAGCGGTCGAGTTCCAGCGAGCCCTGGCCGACGTGCGTCGCCTCGGCGATGCCGCGGACCAGATTCAGCAGGTCCTCGTGCAGGCGGTCGGTGCCGTGCTCTACGGATCCCGGGCGCCCACGGGATCCGACCGGCTCGACCACCGCAGCGCCATCGCCGCCTCCGACCTCGTCGTCACCGCCCTGCCCGGCGCCGATGTGCTCGGTGTCCTGGACGAGATCGGGGACGAGGTGCTGGGAGACAGTCCTGCTCAACCCCTCGGCGACGATCATCCGGCAGGCCGCCACCGAGCACACCGGCGGCGAGGCGGCAGCCCGGGTCCAGACAGCCGCCGCGACCGAACAAGCCGGGTCGCTGTACTTCGCGATAGTGCGAGCCCTGGGCGACGCGAGATTCAACCTCACGGTGTCGCGGTGACGGGGCGGTGCCCGTGTCGGAGCGCCTTGGCGCGTTCTGTGGTCGTAGCCCGCGCTGACGCCGCAGGACTTGTGCTGTGTCCGGGTGCGCCGAGGGCCCGGATCCGCGCGGCCCTCGGCGCTGTGCAGCAGCCGCTTTCCGTTTCCGGTGGAAGATCTATGGCTCTATGGATCTATGAAAGGACCCACTTCTGACTCTGCTGACTGCCGCATGTCCACAGATGGACCGCGGTGCCGTCGGCCGATGAGCCGCCGTTGACGTCCAGGCACTTCCCGGACTGCGGGTTGCGCAGCGAGCCGTTGGTCTGTTGCTGCCAGACCTGGGCCGCGGTTCCGTTGCAGGTGTAGAGCTGCACCTTCGTGCCGTCGGCCGTGCCCGAGTTGTCGATGTCCAGGCACTTGCCCAGCGCGCGAACGGCCCCCGTGCCGAGCACGGACCACTCCTGGGCCGCGGTGCTGTTGCAGGTCCACACCTGGACCTTCGTACCGTCGGCCGTGTTGGCGTTGTCCACGTCCAGGCACTTGCTGCCGATGCCCTTCACCTCTCCGGTGCGGGACGGCGTCGCGGGAAGCTGGTTCAGGGTGTACCAGGCCTCGGTGCTCCACAACTGCTTGCCGTCGGCCGAGCCGAAGGGGCGGGCGGAGCGGACGTGGACCACCCGGTTGGGCTTGAGGCCGGGGATGGCCAGGGTGACCGTCTTGCGGTCGCTGGACACGGTGGCCGACTGGACGGTCAGTGTCTCCTCGTCGACCTTGGGACCGCCGTAGTCGGACCTGGGCACGTAACGCCACTGTTTGACCTTGTAGCGCGCGGCCAGGCCCGCAACGGTCTCGGTCGAGATGGGCTGGGTGTACTCGATGGCGAAGCCGCCGTTGACGGCGCGCATCTGCCGCATGTCGAAGGCGTCGGTGCCGGACGGTGTCAGCTTCTGCAGGCCGAACTTGAGTTTGCCTTCCTGGCCCCAGTTGCCGTCCGCTCCGAGGCCGCCGATGTACAGGGCGCCGTCGGGCCCGACACTGATCCGGTTGACTCCGACCTCCAGGCCCTGGGTGAGACGGAACACGGCGCCCTGGTACTCGCCGTTGACCTTCTCCAGGTATCCGCGCTGGATGCCCCCGTAGGTCACGTCGCCGAACAGCATCTGGCCGGCGAAGGGTCCGTCGTTCAACTGCAGTGGTGTGCTGGGGGAGTTGGCTATCTCGTTCTGGGGGAGCCACAGGACCGGCTTGGTCACGTTCTGCGAGTCGAAGGGTCCTGAGGGGTTGGTGTAGTGGTTGAAGAAGCGGTCCTGTTTCACCTGGACCAGCTTCGACGAGGGCAGCCAGCCGCCCTGGTTGTCGGTGACGAAGATGTCACCCTCGGGGCCCCACCCGATGCCGTTGGGGGTGCGCAGACCGCCGGCCACATAAGTGACCGCCCCCGTCGCCTTGTTGACCTTTATCGTGGAGCCACGGTTCGGAGCGGGCTGCGGATTCGTCGTCGCTCCGCCGTAGTTGATGGACACGGACAGGTTCAGGTAGAAGAACCCGTCCTTGTACAGCAGGCCGAAGGCGAACTCGTGGAAGTTGCCGCCGTAGGGCCAGGTGGCGACCCGCCGGTAGGTGTCGGTGACCTCGTCGCCGTTGGTGTCGTTGAGCTCGGTCAGTTCGTGCTTCTGCGACACGTACAGCTTGCCGTCCACGTACTTGATGCCCATGGGCTCTTTGAGACCCGAGGCCACTTTCTTGTACGTCACCTTGTCGGGTCCGGTGTTTCCGGTGACGTTGCTCAGCAGGTAGACCTCGCCGGCGGTGTTCTCCGAACCGCCCCAGGTGGCCACGGCGAGCCTGCCGTCGGGAAGCCAGTCCATGGCGGACACCTGTGGTTCGAAGCCGGTGGGCCGCAGGTTGGTCAGGGTGTAGTTCGGGTGCACGCCGGTCAGCGGCAGACCATCGCCCGGTGAATCGCCCGCCAGCTCGCATTCCTTGCGTCCCGGAGCCGTGACCCGGACGACGTCGGCGTCCGTGCTGAGCACCGAGTTGGGCACCACGGTGAAGGCGGCGGCGGAGGGCGGCTTCCAACCGAGGGTGACCTGTTGCCCGCCGTCCTTCTCGAAGTGGTCGATGCGGATCGAGTGGTATCCGGCCGTCAGGACAACGTTGCCGTCCTTCGGCTCGGCGCCGTGCAACCCGTCGTGGCTGATGACGAGTTGGTCGTCGACGAGGAGTCGGGAGCCGTCGTCGGTGGTGAGCCGGAAGGTGTACGTCCCGGCGGTGGGGACGTTCAGGTTGGCGATCGTCTGCGAGACGAAGTTGGCACTGAAGCCGAAGTCCGTGTCGGAGGACCAGTCGATCACCGGCATCAGTTTGTCGACGTTCGGTGTCTGGCCGGGCTTGAGTTCACACAGCTTTTCGAGCGGCACCTGCATGTCGAAGACACGCAGGGTGACACCCGGCTGCTGTGGGGGGAGTGCGTCGGCGGAACGGTCGGTCGGGGCGGCCGAGCCCGTGGGGGCGGACAGCCCGAGTGCCAGCAGCGAGGTGACGATGGTCGTGGCCAGGCGTTTGCCGAGTCGCCCGGTTAACAGCCGTGGATACACGT
This sequence is a window from Streptomyces ortus. Protein-coding genes within it:
- the htpG gene encoding molecular chaperone HtpG gives rise to the protein MDSSVETLEFQAETRQLLRLVIHSIYSNKDIFLRELISNASDALDKLRLESLTDSDLTEVDPADLHISLEADKEARTLTVRDNGIGMSRDDLVELIGTIAKSGTAGLMEKIKQSKDTATAESLIGQFGVGFYSAFMVADKVTLLTRRAGTETGTRWESDGEGAYTIQSVDGLPVGTSVTVHLKSPDGEDDLADYLSESKIRQIVKRYSDFIRWPIRMATGRADTEGSDAPGVDTLNSMKALWARPRAEVTQEEYNEFYKQVSQDWLDPAETIHMRAEGTFEYEALLFLPSQAPFDLFSKETKRGVQLYVKRVFIMDDCEALMPNYLRFVKGVVDAHDLSLNISREILQQDRQIRGVRRRLVKKVLGAIKTMQANDGERYAKLWAQFGRVLKEGLIEDTDNTEALLELVSAASTHDPEKTTTLREYVERMKDGQEAIYYLTGETRATVENSPHMEALAAKGYEVLILTDPVDEVWADRVPAFDGHPLQSIAKGQVDLDEPAEGEESAEQAQREQDYAVLLSRLTTTLSEYVKQVRLSSRLTTSAACIVGDAHDMTPTLEKMYRAMGQQLPAVKRTLELNPAHPLVTALRTAHEANADDPALAEIAEVIYGSALLAEGGDLPDPARFTRLLNDQLTRAL
- a CDS encoding class I SAM-dependent methyltransferase, which translates into the protein MPDNTLRSPASDTPFSADGYAGDPAVRAEWDNRYADRRQLWSGRPNGALVAEVASLTPGRVLDVGCGEGADAIWLAGRGWDVTGLEVSGVALERAAGHARDAGVAVRWVHAALTDAALPPASFDLVSAQYPALLRTPDAAAERALLAAVAPGGVLLLVHHAGMDAPRADHSEFDPADYVWPSMVAALLDDDWTVEVDEQRPRTAPEGGAGAHHTDDVVLRARRVR
- a CDS encoding dihydrofolate reductase family protein; translated protein: MQKLTFAMNTSLDGYIAAPGDDLGWGVPSDELFQWWSDRVGATGMALYGRKLWETMSSHWPTADKQPGATPAEIQYAGRWRDMPKVVFSATTTTVDWNTRLVTGDAVTEITELKAADGGRIDIGGATLAAAAMRAGLIDEYTIVTHPVLVGGGTPYFTALDNWVKLTLVETRTFPDGVTLTRYETKR
- a CDS encoding NAD(P)/FAD-dependent oxidoreductase, which gives rise to MTGNTHVLVIGGGYAGVMAANRLTRRDDVTVTLINPRPDLVHRVRLHQLVGGSDDAVVPYRDVLAEHVRLTVDTVTRIDAAERRVTLSAGGTLGYDYLIYAVGSGSAEPSVPGAAEFAYPMATLEAAQRLRAVLDATPATAPVTVVGAGPTGIETAAELADAGWTVTLVCGGVLGPYLHSRGRRSAARRLTALGVTVIDGSDAKVTAVTGDAVRLADGRELPSEVTVWTVGFGVPDLGARSGLSTDAVGRLLTDETLTSVDDARIVAAGDSAAPSGLPLRMSCLNATPLGARAADTVLSRLAGEQPENLHQSMYAQCISLGRSAGIYQFANRSDVAVWLHIDDGLGARIKEMVCQGIPRHLAEEAHKPGSFRLHRRPGGVAKRRQTLRASRPGTRAAADRAS
- a CDS encoding RNA polymerase sigma-70 factor, which produces MSDDATDPATEAFLAHRNLLFTVAYEVLGSAADAEDVLQETWLQWVKADQDQVRDQRALLVRITTRQALNRLRTIKRRREAYVGSWLPEPLLTTPDVAQDIELAESVSMALMLVLETLSPTERAVFVLREAFDIGYDEIAEAVDKSPAAVRQIAHRARRHVDARRPRRVVSSNEGQAVLESFHRAVTTGDSQALLEVLAPEVVLMSDGGGIKHAALRPVTGAERVSLMFAGGIGKFLDTLTVERTVVNGNPALLVRLDGEIDGVMAISVQDARITGLYYVRNPEKLSHLTSATPLTLR
- a CDS encoding type II toxin-antitoxin system PemK/MazF family toxin produces the protein MQRGEVWWAEIDERRPVVLLSEGASEFRAMQGVAPAGTDLGGMAAELAVGASEGLPLAGVLRVAIPRPGLIPCTWLLTLTRNDLVEQAGVLSPAKLGDLQELLHLGGLE
- a CDS encoding ricin-type beta-trefoil lectin domain protein, whose product is MVTSLLALGLSAPTGSAAPTDRSADALPPQQPGVTLRVFDMQVPLEKLCELKPGQTPNVDKLMPVIDWSSDTDFGFSANFVSQTIANLNVPTAGTYTFRLTTDDGSRLLVDDQLVISHDGLHGAEPKDGNVVLTAGYHSIRIDHFEKDGGQQVTLGWKPPSAAAFTVVPNSVLSTDADVVRVTAPGRKECELAGDSPGDGLPLTGVHPNYTLTNLRPTGFEPQVSAMDWLPDGRLAVATWGGSENTAGEVYLLSNVTGNTGPDKVTYKKVASGLKEPMGIKYVDGKLYVSQKHELTELNDTNGDEVTDTYRRVATWPYGGNFHEFAFGLLYKDGFFYLNLSVSINYGGATTNPQPAPNRGSTIKVNKATGAVTYVAGGLRTPNGIGWGPEGDIFVTDNQGGWLPSSKLVQVKQDRFFNHYTNPSGPFDSQNVTKPVLWLPQNEIANSPSTPLQLNDGPFAGQMLFGDVTYGGIQRGYLEKVNGEYQGAVFRLTQGLEVGVNRISVGPDGALYIGGLGADGNWGQEGKLKFGLQKLTPSGTDAFDMRQMRAVNGGFAIEYTQPISTETVAGLAARYKVKQWRYVPRSDYGGPKVDEETLTVQSATVSSDRKTVTLAIPGLKPNRVVHVRSARPFGSADGKQLWSTEAWYTLNQLPATPSRTGEVKGIGSKCLDVDNANTADGTKVQVWTCNSTAAQEWSVLGTGAVRALGKCLDIDNSGTADGTKVQLYTCNGTAAQVWQQQTNGSLRNPQSGKCLDVNGGSSADGTAVHLWTCGSQQSQKWVLS